A single region of the bacterium genome encodes:
- a CDS encoding HAD-IB family phosphatase, with translation MNKNFQKPNTYDIVIFDCDSTLTKIEGIDELARMKGREKEVSKLTAATMKGKAKFRQTLRKRLEIVRPCKKDLARLANLYIKNEVKGARKTIAGLKRMGSKVYIVAGAYSQAVLPFAKYLGIPNKNVFAINLKFRKNGNYLSPDWKNPLTRNKGKQYIIQKLARRGKTVLIGDGATDLEAKNVVDLFIGFGGVVKRQIVKENADVFITNLLDISKLCFAIETPNLLPILKIVQKGREIC, from the coding sequence ATGAACAAAAATTTCCAAAAACCAAATACTTATGACATCGTCATTTTCGATTGCGACAGCACCCTGACTAAAATCGAGGGAATTGATGAATTAGCCAGAATGAAAGGAAGAGAAAAGGAAGTCTCCAAACTAACCGCTGCTACTATGAAAGGAAAAGCGAAATTCCGCCAAACTCTCAGAAAAAGATTAGAAATAGTCAGGCCTTGCAAAAAAGATTTAGCCCGGCTGGCAAACCTCTATATCAAAAACGAGGTTAAGGGAGCGAGAAAAACCATTGCTGGATTAAAACGGATGGGAAGCAAGGTTTATATTGTTGCTGGCGCGTACTCGCAAGCCGTTCTGCCTTTTGCAAAATACCTTGGAATCCCCAATAAAAACGTCTTTGCTATTAATCTTAAGTTCCGGAAAAACGGAAATTATCTTAGCCCCGATTGGAAAAATCCTCTTACAAGGAATAAGGGCAAGCAGTATATTATTCAGAAACTAGCAAGACGAGGGAAAACCGTGCTTATAGGCGACGGCGCCACGGATCTTGAAGCTAAAAATGTAGTTGATCTTTTTATCGGTTTTGGCGGTGTTGTCAAAAGACAAATCGTTAAAGAAAATGCCGATGTTTTTATAACAAATCTGCTTGATATATCGAAACTCTGTTTCGCTATAGAAACTCCCAATCTTTTACCAATTTTAAAGATAGTTCAAAAAGGTCGAGAAATATGTTAA